The Brachyspira sp. SAP_772 genome includes the window GCTGTATGCAAGGGCTTGTTGATTTAGGTTTAGCTCATCCATTAACAAAAAGACCGCATAGCCATTCATTTAGAAGTGACCCTTCTGACGTGGCTCGTGTTGAAGACAGAACTTATATTAGTTATCCTAATAAAGAAGATGCAGGTCCTACTAACAACTGGATGTCTCCAGATGAATTAAAAAGCACTATGAAAGGTTTATATAAAGGTTGTATGAAAAATAGAACTATGTATGTTATTCCTTTCTCTATGGGTCCTGTTGGTTCTCCTATAGCTAAAATTGGTGTTGAGCTTACTGACAGTGCTTATGTTGTATGTAACATGCATATAATGACTAGAGTTGGTACTAAAGTATTAGATGTATTAGGTACTGATGGTGAGTTTATACCTTGTTTACATTCTGTAGGTGCTCCTCTTGCTGATGGTGAAAAAGACACTAAATGGCCTTGTGCACCAATAGAGAAAAAATATATTTCTCATTTCCCTGATGAAAACTTAATATGGTCTTATGGTTCTGGTTACGGCGGAAACGCTTTACTTGGTAAAAAATGTTTTGCTTTACGTATTGCTTCTGCTATGGCTAGAAGAGAAGGTTGGATGGCAGAACATATGCTTATTTTACGCCTAACTAATCCTGAAGGTAAAAGATTCCACATTGCTGCTGCATTCCCTAGTGCTTGCGGTAAAACTAACCTTGCTATGTTACAGCCTACAATTCCTGGTTGGAAATGTGAAACTATAGGTGACGATATTGCTTGGATGAAAATAAATCCTGAAGACGGAAGACTTTATGCTATTAACCCAGAAGCTGGTTTCTTTGGTGTAGCTCCCGGTACTTCTTATGATTCTAACCCTATGGCTATGGATTCAATAAAAGAAAACACTATATTCACTAACTGTGTAGAAACAGATGACGGTGATGTATGGTGGGAAGGTATGGGACCTGCTCCTAAACATGGTAAAGACTGGAAAGGTAATGACTGGACTCCAGAAAGCGGAGAGAAAGGTGCTCACCCTAATGCTAGATTTACAGCTCCTGCTAGACAATGTCCTGTTATATGTAAAGACTGGGAAGACCCTAAAGGTGTGCCTATAGATATATTTATCTTTGGTGGAAGAAGAGCTTCTGTTATGCCATTAGTACATGAATCTTACAGCTGGGATCATGGTGTATTTATGGGTTCTACTGCTGCTAGTGAAACTACTGCTGCTAACATTGGTGCTGCTGGTCAGTTAAGATTTGACCCATTTGCTATGCTTCCTTTTGCTGGTTACAATATGGGCGATTATATGAACCACTGGCTTGAAATGGGAGATAAATTAGGCGATAAAGCTCCTAGAATCTTCTATGTAAACTGGTTTAGAAAAGATGCTGACGGTAAATGGTTATGGCCTGGATTTGGTGATAACTCAAGAGTCTTAAAATGGATGTGTGAAAGAGTTGAAGGTAAAATTGATGCTGTTGACACTCCTATAGGTAAAATGCCTAAAGATGGTGATTTAGACCTTAAAGGTTTAGATATTCCTGAAGCTGATTTCAAAGAGCTTATGAGAGTAGATGTTGAGGCTTGGAAAGATCAAGCTAATCAGATTGAAGCTCATTATGCTAAATTTGG containing:
- a CDS encoding phosphoenolpyruvate carboxykinase (GTP), producing the protein MRLEDLKHEKLKAWIKEVADMCEPKDIYVCDGSKEEYDSCMQGLVDLGLAHPLTKRPHSHSFRSDPSDVARVEDRTYISYPNKEDAGPTNNWMSPDELKSTMKGLYKGCMKNRTMYVIPFSMGPVGSPIAKIGVELTDSAYVVCNMHIMTRVGTKVLDVLGTDGEFIPCLHSVGAPLADGEKDTKWPCAPIEKKYISHFPDENLIWSYGSGYGGNALLGKKCFALRIASAMARREGWMAEHMLILRLTNPEGKRFHIAAAFPSACGKTNLAMLQPTIPGWKCETIGDDIAWMKINPEDGRLYAINPEAGFFGVAPGTSYDSNPMAMDSIKENTIFTNCVETDDGDVWWEGMGPAPKHGKDWKGNDWTPESGEKGAHPNARFTAPARQCPVICKDWEDPKGVPIDIFIFGGRRASVMPLVHESYSWDHGVFMGSTAASETTAANIGAAGQLRFDPFAMLPFAGYNMGDYMNHWLEMGDKLGDKAPRIFYVNWFRKDADGKWLWPGFGDNSRVLKWMCERVEGKIDAVDTPIGKMPKDGDLDLKGLDIPEADFKELMRVDVEAWKDQANQIEAHYAKFGSRLPERLKKQLEELRARLSK